In Pseudomonas nunensis, a single window of DNA contains:
- a CDS encoding pyocin S6 family toxin immunity protein, protein MYLCITGFLPDTFEDSSLKYELDVDTAFTDQIVQFLGHKSLNAMASGEWRLTVEQAQKIGALINISLPRDLEIFIGVEE, encoded by the coding sequence ATGTATTTGTGTATCACCGGATTTTTGCCTGACACATTTGAGGACAGCTCCCTGAAATATGAGCTTGATGTAGATACTGCATTTACCGACCAGATTGTGCAGTTCCTCGGCCATAAAAGCTTAAACGCAATGGCAAGCGGGGAATGGCGATTAACAGTTGAGCAGGCACAGAAAATTGGTGCTTTGATCAATATATCCCTCCCCCGAGACCTTGAAATA